One Bacillus sp. 1780r2a1 DNA segment encodes these proteins:
- a CDS encoding multidrug efflux SMR transporter → MAWIALIGAGICEVGFVIFLKLSDGFKRLLPSIGFSVFSLASFYLLSLALREIPIGTAYSIWTGVGAVGSVLLGMFLFNEKKDWKRLLFISFIVIGVIGLKFTS, encoded by the coding sequence ATGGCTTGGATTGCTTTAATTGGAGCAGGAATATGTGAAGTTGGTTTTGTTATCTTTTTAAAACTGTCAGATGGTTTTAAGCGCCTGCTTCCTTCTATTGGGTTTAGCGTATTTAGCCTTGCGAGCTTTTATTTACTTTCATTAGCTCTACGCGAAATCCCAATTGGTACGGCGTATAGCATTTGGACTGGTGTTGGGGCGGTAGGAAGCGTATTGTTAGGGATGTTTCTTTTTAATGAAAAGAAAGATTGGAAGCGTCTTTTATTTATCTCCTTTATCGTCATTGGCGTAATTGGATTAAAATTCACATCTTAA
- a CDS encoding helix-turn-helix domain-containing protein, translating to MTTLYKLIERVKKDDEKAVEELLQRLSPKVKKAAQTACTTEREDIKQELNVKIVQAAKKFSVEYTPGFWETVLKEEQQK from the coding sequence ATGACAACTCTTTATAAATTAATTGAACGAGTGAAAAAAGATGATGAAAAAGCTGTTGAAGAACTTCTGCAAAGACTATCCCCGAAAGTGAAGAAAGCAGCTCAAACAGCGTGCACAACAGAACGCGAAGACATTAAGCAAGAGCTGAATGTTAAAATTGTCCAAGCAGCAAAAAAATTTAGTGTTGAGTATACACCAGGTTTTTGGGAAACTGTCTTAAAAGAAGAGCAGCAAAAGTAG
- the pgsB gene encoding poly-gamma-glutamate synthase PgsB — MILIVLCCLFLLGYGIWEYRRHLRKLRSIPVRVNVNGIRGKSTVTRLITGIVKEAGYKTVGKTTGTQARMIYWHTSEEEPIIRRKEGPNIGEQRRVVNEVADMGAEALICECMAVQPDYQITFQNQLIQAKVGVIVNVLEDHMDVMGPTLDEVAQAFLATIPYDGHLVTIEGPYLEYYKKVAAERNTKVIVADNDRISEEYLRKFDYMVFPDNASIGLAVAEALGIDEETAMRGMLNAQPDPGAMRITKFGDTSNPAFLVNGFAANDASSTLRIWERVDSMNYSPKLPIVIMNCRPDRVDRTEQFAVDVMPYIEADVMIAIGQTTSPIADAYAKGTLPTKEFWDMEGASTEEILERMKPYLKDRIVYGVGNIHGSAEPLVEAIIEMKTMKKAV, encoded by the coding sequence ATGATCTTAATAGTCCTATGCTGCTTATTTTTACTAGGCTATGGCATTTGGGAGTATCGTAGACATTTGCGTAAACTACGTTCAATTCCAGTTCGAGTAAATGTTAACGGTATTCGAGGGAAATCAACTGTTACGCGTCTAATAACAGGAATTGTAAAAGAAGCAGGTTACAAAACAGTTGGGAAAACAACTGGTACCCAAGCACGAATGATTTATTGGCACACTTCAGAAGAAGAACCGATTATCCGTCGTAAAGAAGGGCCAAATATTGGTGAGCAACGACGCGTTGTAAATGAAGTTGCTGATATGGGAGCCGAAGCACTTATATGTGAATGTATGGCCGTTCAGCCAGATTATCAAATTACATTTCAAAATCAGCTTATTCAAGCCAAAGTGGGCGTTATTGTAAACGTACTAGAGGATCACATGGATGTAATGGGCCCAACTTTAGATGAAGTTGCCCAAGCTTTCCTAGCAACAATTCCTTATGATGGACACCTTGTTACAATTGAAGGTCCTTATTTAGAGTATTACAAAAAGGTTGCAGCAGAGCGAAATACAAAAGTAATCGTGGCTGATAATGATCGTATTTCTGAAGAGTATTTACGTAAGTTTGATTACATGGTATTCCCGGATAATGCTTCAATCGGTTTAGCTGTTGCTGAAGCACTAGGTATTGATGAAGAAACGGCAATGAGAGGAATGCTAAACGCTCAGCCAGACCCAGGTGCAATGAGAATTACGAAGTTTGGAGATACAAGCAATCCAGCGTTCTTAGTAAACGGATTTGCAGCCAATGACGCTTCATCAACACTTCGTATTTGGGAGCGCGTAGATTCTATGAACTACAGTCCTAAGCTTCCGATTGTCATCATGAACTGCCGCCCTGACCGTGTGGATCGTACAGAACAATTCGCAGTGGATGTAATGCCTTATATAGAAGCAGACGTGATGATTGCTATTGGTCAGACAACCTCACCTATAGCGGATGCTTATGCAAAAGGAACGTTACCAACGAAAGAGTTCTGGGATATGGAAGGTGCATCAACAGAGGAAATCCTTGAGCGCATGAAACCATACTTAAAAGATCGCATTGTCTATGGTGTCGGAAATATTCACGGTTCAGCAGAGCCGCTTGTAGAAGCGATTATTGAAATGAAAACGATGAAAAAAGCAGTTTAA
- a CDS encoding TetR/AcrR family transcriptional regulator, which yields MEHPSTVDRIKAVAMTAFGEKGYTDTSLAHIAEQVGIKKPSLYAHFKNKDELFLATVDDLVAVFTQKMQKIFDEQKDAPAPDQLKQFLFQLCFALQEDSFGQMYRRLIMFPPFHLQTFVKERFLASEELSDRLLTSIFEQGITEGTMRNEKIDRYINSFYCLTDGLFVQRFYYDQERYSTKIEDAWSIFWLGIKKE from the coding sequence ATGGAGCATCCATCAACCGTTGACAGAATAAAAGCTGTCGCAATGACAGCTTTCGGCGAGAAAGGCTACACTGACACTTCTTTAGCCCATATCGCTGAGCAAGTAGGCATAAAAAAACCTTCGTTATACGCACATTTCAAAAATAAAGATGAGCTTTTTTTAGCTACGGTCGATGACCTAGTAGCTGTTTTTACTCAAAAGATGCAGAAGATTTTTGATGAACAGAAAGATGCACCCGCTCCTGATCAGTTAAAGCAATTTTTATTTCAGCTCTGCTTTGCGCTACAAGAAGATAGCTTTGGGCAAATGTATAGGCGCTTAATTATGTTTCCTCCTTTTCATTTGCAAACCTTTGTAAAAGAACGTTTTTTAGCAAGTGAAGAGTTATCTGATCGATTATTAACCTCCATCTTTGAACAAGGTATTACGGAGGGAACGATGCGAAACGAGAAAATTGACCGCTACATTAACAGTTTTTATTGCTTAACGGATGGGCTATTTGTTCAACGCTTTTACTACGACCAAGAGCGCTATTCTACCAAAATAGAAGATGCTTGGAGCATTTTTTGGTTAGGTATTAAAAAGGAATAA
- a CDS encoding amidohydrolase family protein, with product MLHLVNVRLPLIHDHALFEVKITDGMYTSIVLQNGYMENDEFEELHADILGKETALDAQGRVMLPGFVDMHMHLDKAHSLPQVPNLSGTLAEAVENYASSIALFSEEEIRQRIVKTALQALANGTTAIRTHIDFNCLLEEDILFRGLQAAADARDELSPYMEIQLVPLFGSVNIHDDHIMRKVERAVELGIDAIGGCPHLASDPNEDIDALFILAKEYDLPLDLHIDESDNPDVDTIIYLAEQTIAHKMQGKVVAGHLCSLAGMDEDKVQKILTLMQDAKIGAVTLPAANLYLQGREDRGIIRRGVTRIKELQKSAIPVATASDNVHDPFHPFGKADLLQIGLLTGYVAHMGSPEEQKQLLRMITSIPAKLIGKRKYGIEEGNEANFVLLNVQSMPEIWTEIPETRFVYVQNRWVSVKETHQRLADHNLTALWKENQLLIG from the coding sequence TTGTTACATTTAGTTAACGTCCGCTTACCATTAATTCATGATCATGCACTTTTTGAAGTGAAAATTACAGACGGAATGTATACCTCAATTGTGTTGCAAAACGGCTACATGGAAAATGATGAGTTTGAAGAGCTGCACGCAGATATTTTGGGAAAAGAAACGGCTTTAGATGCTCAAGGGCGAGTTATGCTACCTGGATTTGTAGATATGCACATGCATTTAGATAAAGCTCACTCTTTACCTCAAGTGCCTAACCTTTCTGGTACTCTAGCTGAAGCAGTTGAAAACTATGCGTCTAGCATTGCGCTGTTTTCTGAAGAAGAAATTAGACAGCGTATTGTAAAAACAGCACTACAGGCGTTAGCAAACGGAACGACAGCTATACGCACACATATTGATTTTAATTGTTTATTAGAAGAAGATATTCTATTTAGAGGGCTTCAAGCAGCAGCGGATGCAAGAGATGAGCTCAGTCCGTACATGGAAATCCAGCTTGTTCCGTTATTTGGATCGGTAAACATACATGATGACCATATTATGAGAAAAGTTGAGAGAGCAGTAGAGTTAGGAATCGATGCAATTGGAGGTTGTCCTCATTTAGCTAGTGATCCTAACGAAGATATAGACGCCTTATTTATTCTTGCTAAAGAGTATGACTTGCCACTGGATTTGCATATTGATGAAAGTGACAATCCGGATGTCGATACAATCATTTATTTAGCTGAGCAAACCATTGCTCATAAGATGCAGGGAAAAGTAGTAGCTGGTCACTTGTGTTCGTTAGCAGGAATGGATGAAGATAAAGTTCAGAAAATTTTAACTTTAATGCAAGATGCTAAAATTGGAGCAGTAACGCTTCCAGCTGCAAATCTTTATTTACAAGGGCGTGAAGATCGAGGCATTATTCGAAGAGGAGTAACGCGAATTAAAGAGCTCCAAAAATCAGCTATTCCCGTAGCAACGGCTTCAGATAACGTTCATGATCCCTTTCATCCGTTTGGCAAAGCCGATTTATTACAAATTGGCTTATTAACAGGATATGTTGCTCATATGGGGAGTCCTGAAGAACAAAAGCAGCTTCTTCGAATGATTACTAGTATTCCAGCCAAATTAATTGGAAAAAGAAAATATGGAATTGAAGAGGGAAATGAAGCAAACTTCGTCCTTCTAAACGTGCAGTCAATGCCAGAGATATGGACTGAAATCCCAGAGACACGCTTTGTTTATGTTCAAAACAGGTGGGTTAGTGTGAAAGAGACGCATCAGCGCTTAGCGGATCATAACTTGACAGCTCTATGGAAAGAGAATCAGTTATTAATTGGATAA
- a CDS encoding Gfo/Idh/MocA family oxidoreductase has translation MIRFGVIGTNWITESLLEAASHVEDFKLTAVYSRTEERAQEFASKYNVTTTFTNLEEMATSDQLDAVYIASPNAYHAEQAILFMKNGKHVLCEKPLAANATEVTQMIQAAKNNNVLLMEAMKSTLMPNFKVIAENLHKIGPVRRYFASYCQYSSRYDKYKEGIVLNAFNPKFANGSLMDLGVYCLYPLITLFGAPKEVKATGVMLESGVDGEGAVALSYDDKDAVVMYSKITNSHLPSEIQGEKGSMIIDKINSAEKVEIRYNNGEVEELTVEQNHPSMYYEIKEFVDLLKSGQTESTVNSFENSYETMHVMDKVRSQLGLVFPNDN, from the coding sequence ATGATTCGTTTTGGCGTTATCGGAACAAACTGGATTACAGAATCATTATTAGAAGCAGCAAGTCACGTAGAAGACTTCAAATTAACCGCTGTGTACTCAAGAACAGAAGAGCGCGCACAGGAATTTGCTTCTAAATATAACGTAACAACAACGTTTACTAACCTAGAAGAAATGGCTACAAGCGATCAACTCGATGCAGTTTATATTGCGTCACCTAATGCGTATCACGCTGAACAAGCAATCTTATTCATGAAAAATGGAAAGCATGTTCTATGTGAAAAGCCACTTGCAGCCAATGCCACGGAAGTAACGCAAATGATTCAAGCTGCAAAAAACAACAATGTTTTATTAATGGAAGCAATGAAATCTACGCTTATGCCAAACTTTAAAGTCATTGCAGAAAATCTACATAAAATTGGGCCGGTTCGTCGTTATTTTGCGAGCTACTGTCAATACTCTTCTCGCTACGATAAATATAAGGAAGGCATTGTACTAAACGCCTTTAATCCTAAATTCGCTAACGGTTCTCTTATGGATTTGGGCGTATACTGCTTATATCCGCTGATCACATTATTCGGTGCTCCAAAAGAAGTTAAGGCAACTGGTGTTATGCTGGAATCAGGTGTTGATGGAGAAGGTGCTGTAGCCCTATCATATGATGATAAAGACGCTGTCGTGATGTACTCTAAAATCACAAACTCACACCTTCCAAGCGAAATTCAAGGTGAAAAAGGCAGCATGATTATTGATAAAATCAATAGTGCCGAAAAAGTAGAAATTCGCTACAACAATGGTGAAGTAGAAGAACTTACAGTCGAACAGAATCATCCGTCGATGTATTATGAGATAAAAGAATTTGTCGACCTGTTAAAGAGTGGGCAAACAGAATCAACTGTAAACTCATTTGAAAATTCATATGAAACAATGCATGTGATGGACAAGGTTCGCAGTCAGCTCGGCCTCGTTTTTCCAAACGATAACTAA
- a CDS encoding toxin-antitoxin system HicB family antitoxin: MAKKKSFPLRIDPELYKLLERWAHDEFRSVNGHIEFLLREAVRKEGRLSKQKEQSDET; encoded by the coding sequence ATGGCAAAAAAGAAAAGTTTCCCACTGCGAATTGACCCCGAGCTCTATAAGCTATTAGAGCGTTGGGCACATGATGAATTTCGGAGCGTTAACGGACACATTGAATTTTTACTCCGTGAGGCTGTGCGTAAAGAAGGACGGCTTAGTAAGCAAAAAGAGCAAAGTGACGAAACCTAG
- a CDS encoding sigma-70 family RNA polymerase sigma factor: protein MVNESVHHLIPPYLETSFSAFYRKNRAALSSPLLKNFLKNDHHYDLLQMTFRHKSEHYASLVDEVFKEFYSEIRFLSYISMLCKHFVRDKVQLYQKTQYVKSLDQPIVMEEQRTYGEMLGVADRDWWNRSFLSHQIEDEELYKAFVSLPWKQQFILHLRIVEGWTNGEIASFFHVSPQAVSFKYRRSLMHLKQQLEGRDAHG, encoded by the coding sequence ATGGTTAATGAATCTGTACATCATCTTATCCCCCCATATTTAGAAACATCTTTTTCTGCATTTTACCGAAAAAATAGAGCAGCACTTTCTTCTCCTTTATTAAAGAACTTTTTAAAAAATGATCATCACTACGATTTATTACAAATGACGTTTCGCCACAAGAGTGAGCACTACGCTTCGTTAGTGGATGAAGTGTTCAAAGAATTTTATAGTGAAATTCGCTTTTTGTCTTACATTTCAATGTTATGTAAGCACTTTGTACGGGATAAAGTGCAGCTTTACCAGAAGACACAGTATGTAAAAAGCTTGGATCAGCCGATTGTAATGGAAGAGCAGCGAACGTACGGCGAAATGCTTGGTGTAGCAGATCGAGACTGGTGGAATAGATCATTTTTAAGCCATCAAATTGAAGATGAAGAGCTTTATAAAGCATTCGTATCCTTGCCTTGGAAGCAGCAGTTTATTTTGCATCTTCGCATTGTTGAAGGATGGACCAATGGTGAAATTGCTTCTTTTTTTCATGTTTCGCCTCAGGCCGTTTCTTTTAAGTATCGACGCTCACTTATGCACTTAAAACAACAATTAGAAGGAAGGGATGCACATGGTTGA
- a CDS encoding YvrJ family protein, translating into MHMVEWLSVINQVGFPIVVSFYLLVRLEANIKQLEEAVENLSSDLRKK; encoded by the coding sequence ATGCACATGGTTGAATGGTTATCCGTTATTAATCAAGTTGGCTTTCCTATCGTGGTTTCGTTTTACTTATTAGTGAGGCTTGAAGCAAATATTAAGCAGCTGGAAGAAGCTGTAGAAAATCTTTCAAGTGACTTAAGAAAGAAGTGA
- a CDS encoding twin-arginine translocase TatA/TatE family subunit, which translates to MNLGFGEIALIVFVALLLFGPKKLPELGKAAGKTLREFKLATKGMMEDDEDDKTKKTQKQV; encoded by the coding sequence ATGAACCTTGGTTTTGGAGAAATTGCGCTAATTGTCTTTGTTGCTTTGCTTTTATTCGGTCCGAAAAAGCTGCCTGAGCTTGGAAAAGCAGCAGGAAAAACGCTGCGAGAGTTTAAGCTTGCTACCAAAGGAATGATGGAAGACGATGAAGATGATAAGACAAAGAAAACACAAAAGCAAGTATGA
- a CDS encoding multidrug efflux SMR transporter, translated as MAWIYLIIAGLFEIVWAMGLKYSEGFTQFWPSVATLIAIVISFFFFSKALKDIAVGTSYAIFTGIGAAGTAVIGMVALNEDASLTRIFFLVLMLVGIVGIKLVSSEDDVKEEG; from the coding sequence ATGGCTTGGATTTATTTAATTATTGCAGGTTTGTTTGAGATTGTGTGGGCGATGGGGTTGAAGTATTCAGAAGGTTTCACGCAGTTTTGGCCTTCTGTTGCAACATTAATCGCGATTGTCATCAGCTTTTTCTTCTTTTCAAAAGCACTAAAAGACATTGCAGTTGGGACTTCTTATGCCATTTTCACAGGTATTGGCGCAGCTGGAACAGCTGTCATTGGAATGGTTGCCTTAAACGAAGATGCAAGCTTAACAAGAATTTTTTTCTTGGTATTGATGCTTGTTGGTATTGTTGGCATTAAACTGGTATCAAGCGAAGACGATGTAAAGGAGGAAGGCTAA
- the pgsC gene encoding poly-gamma-glutamate biosynthesis protein PgsC produces MFGSDLYIALVLGITLSLIFTEKTGVLPAGLIVPGYLALIFDQPMMIVVVFVISLLTYVIVVYGISKVVILYGRRKFTAMLITGIAIKVIFDYFYPVLPFEIFELRGIGVIVPGLIANSMQKQGVPLTVGTTVLLSGITFGVMQIYYLF; encoded by the coding sequence ATGTTCGGATCAGATTTATATATTGCCCTTGTATTGGGTATAACGCTCAGCTTAATTTTCACAGAAAAAACAGGTGTATTGCCTGCTGGATTAATTGTTCCAGGTTACTTGGCACTGATTTTTGATCAGCCAATGATGATTGTGGTTGTATTCGTTATTAGTTTACTAACCTATGTAATTGTTGTTTATGGTATTTCAAAAGTAGTTATTTTATATGGACGTCGTAAGTTCACCGCAATGTTGATTACAGGAATTGCAATTAAAGTTATTTTTGATTATTTCTATCCAGTCCTACCATTTGAAATATTCGAGCTACGCGGTATCGGGGTTATTGTACCAGGATTAATCGCTAACTCTATGCAAAAACAAGGTGTACCATTAACAGTTGGGACAACAGTATTACTAAGTGGAATCACATTTGGTGTAATGCAAATTTATTACCTGTTTTAA
- a CDS encoding SPFH domain-containing protein, with amino-acid sequence MQERQAWILNGFVGILLILAAIIGGIFMLIQEVPLVGLPLIAIGGLLASGVTVVQPNQSQVVIFFGKYLGSIRSSGLFVTVPLTIRRTISLRVRNFNSKKLKVNDVEGNPIEIAAVVVFKVVDSAKAVFDVDSYEEFVAIQSETAIRAVATRYPYDTFENVELTLRGNADEISDELAKELQDRLEVAGVEVIEARLTHLAYSTEIASAMLQRQQATAILSARKKIVEGAVSMAQMAVEQLEQDGILDLDEERKVNMVNNLMVAIISDRGTQPVVNTGSLY; translated from the coding sequence TTGCAGGAGCGTCAAGCGTGGATTTTAAATGGTTTTGTGGGTATTCTGTTGATTTTAGCAGCCATCATAGGCGGTATTTTTATGCTCATTCAAGAGGTGCCGCTTGTAGGACTTCCGCTTATTGCTATTGGTGGATTGTTAGCTTCCGGTGTGACGGTTGTACAGCCAAATCAATCTCAGGTTGTTATTTTCTTTGGAAAATATTTAGGAAGTATTCGTAGCAGTGGTTTGTTCGTAACTGTTCCACTAACAATTAGACGTACCATTTCACTACGAGTTCGAAATTTCAATAGCAAAAAGTTAAAAGTAAATGATGTAGAAGGAAACCCAATTGAGATTGCCGCAGTTGTTGTGTTTAAAGTAGTCGACTCTGCCAAAGCGGTGTTTGACGTAGATTCGTATGAAGAGTTTGTGGCGATTCAAAGTGAAACAGCAATTCGAGCAGTAGCGACACGTTATCCTTATGATACGTTTGAAAATGTAGAGCTTACGCTTCGCGGAAACGCAGATGAAATTTCTGATGAATTAGCAAAAGAGCTGCAAGACCGTCTTGAGGTTGCCGGTGTAGAAGTAATTGAAGCGCGCTTAACACACCTTGCATACTCAACAGAAATTGCAAGCGCTATGTTACAAAGACAGCAGGCAACAGCTATTTTATCAGCTCGTAAGAAGATTGTTGAAGGCGCAGTATCCATGGCACAAATGGCAGTTGAGCAATTAGAACAAGATGGTATACTAGACTTAGATGAAGAGCGTAAAGTCAATATGGTTAACAACTTGATGGTCGCAATTATTTCAGATCGAGGAACACAGCCTGTGGTGAATACAGGTAGCTTATACTAA
- a CDS encoding CapA family protein → MFIKKTKPSSGKQALILTPILILVLALAGWVQRSDALQDPNLAKKESSDDITLTMVGDIMMGRHIKEVTSRHGEDFVFRNVQPFFDESDYVSGNYESPVLTNKESSYEKIDKSIHLYSEEEDLKAVKNAGFDVLNLANNHAMDYGTKGLEDTLASFEKNRMNYVGAGRNKEEAKHVSYKEVDGVKIASVGFTDVYVAGMKAGKNNPGILDTDPDVIFETIQEAKENADLVVVNAHWGAEYDVEPSERQQGLAKAMVDAGADIIIGHHPHVLQSFDVYNGSIIFYSLGNFVFDQGWSSTKNTAMVQYNLNKEGQATVDVIPMVIKEGTPTPTDNPWRMKRIYNDLTKYASNEGRLEKEDKKFQIKLDHSHVMKRSQERQNQSEDAPVNNKEEVYTQQ, encoded by the coding sequence ATGTTTATTAAAAAAACAAAGCCAAGCAGCGGAAAGCAAGCACTTATCCTTACACCTATTTTAATCCTTGTTTTGGCACTAGCAGGCTGGGTTCAGCGTTCGGATGCGCTTCAAGATCCTAATCTTGCAAAAAAAGAGTCCAGTGATGATATCACCTTAACAATGGTTGGAGATATTATGATGGGTCGACATATTAAAGAAGTGACAAGCCGTCACGGAGAAGACTTTGTATTTCGCAATGTTCAGCCTTTCTTTGATGAGTCTGACTATGTAAGTGGAAACTATGAGTCTCCAGTTTTAACAAATAAAGAAAGTTCTTATGAGAAAATTGATAAAAGCATTCACTTATACAGTGAAGAAGAAGATTTAAAAGCTGTAAAAAATGCAGGCTTTGATGTATTAAACCTAGCCAATAACCATGCGATGGACTACGGGACAAAAGGTCTTGAAGATACGCTTGCATCTTTTGAAAAAAATCGTATGAACTATGTTGGTGCGGGTCGCAATAAAGAAGAAGCAAAGCATGTTTCATATAAAGAAGTAGATGGTGTAAAGATTGCCTCTGTTGGGTTCACAGACGTATATGTTGCCGGAATGAAAGCAGGCAAAAACAACCCTGGAATCTTGGATACAGATCCAGATGTTATCTTTGAAACGATTCAAGAAGCAAAAGAAAATGCAGATTTAGTTGTTGTAAATGCGCACTGGGGTGCAGAGTACGACGTAGAACCGAGTGAACGTCAACAAGGATTAGCAAAAGCGATGGTTGATGCAGGTGCAGATATCATTATTGGACATCACCCACACGTTTTACAATCATTTGATGTTTATAACGGCTCAATTATCTTCTATAGTCTAGGAAACTTTGTTTTTGACCAAGGATGGTCAAGCACGAAAAATACAGCAATGGTTCAGTATAACCTAAACAAAGAAGGTCAAGCTACGGTAGACGTCATTCCAATGGTGATTAAAGAAGGTACTCCAACGCCAACGGATAACCCATGGCGTATGAAGCGAATCTACAACGACTTAACAAAGTATGCATCAAATGAAGGTCGTTTAGAAAAAGAAGATAAGAAATTCCAAATTAAGCTTGATCACTCACACGTAATGAAACGATCACAGGAACGCCAAAATCAAAGTGAAGACGCTCCTGTTAACAACAAAGAAGAGGTATACACACAACAATAA
- a CDS encoding cold-shock protein codes for MVQGKVKWFNAEKGFGFIEVEGQDDVFVHFSAIQGDGFKTLEEGQDVSFEIEQGARGPQAANVQK; via the coding sequence ATGGTACAAGGTAAAGTAAAATGGTTTAATGCAGAAAAAGGTTTTGGATTCATCGAAGTTGAAGGTCAAGACGATGTATTCGTACACTTCTCAGCTATCCAAGGCGACGGTTTCAAAACACTTGAAGAAGGTCAAGACGTATCATTTGAAATCGAACAAGGCGCTCGTGGACCACAAGCTGCTAACGTTCAAAAGTAA